GCGATTCCCCCTGCTGACTCGGCTCCGACGATGTAACCGCCCCGGTCGAGAAAATCGCGAAGGACATCTGTCCAGGTGCGCCCGAGGTCGAAGAGAAACCCCTGGCTGGCACCCGGCTGCTCGGGAAGAACCAGGACGTGGGCATTGCTCAAAACCTCTTCCAGGGCATCCGGAGTATAGTCGTTGAAGTCGATCCGGCGCAGATCGGCCTCTATGGTCGAGAGTCCGGTAATCAGATTCCCGAGCCGCCATTGGTCGGTGGCAAACCGCGTCCAGAGAACGACATTGACGGTGACATCGCGACGCGGCACCCCGAGCGACACCACGACTTCGAGCGGTTCATCGCCATCGTTGGCAATGTTGAGCACACTGTTCTCGACCGTGCCGTGTGGCATTTCGAACGCGAACTGATCGGGATCTACGAGGATGGATGGCAGGGCTTGAAGTCCGGTGCAGACCGCGAGCAAAGCAATCAAGGCAGGGCGTAGAAGCATCGGTTCCTGACTAATCAAGATGAGACAAGATCGGCGCAAACTTCCCTTATGGCTTGCAATCCGCGTTCCAACGTCGCGTGGTCGCAGCCAAACCCGATGCGAATCGCAGTCGGATCGCCGAAGAAATGGCCGGGCTGAACAAGTACGTGATACGTCCTAAGTAGCCTCTCAGCAAGCGGCCCGGCATCGCCTCCACCCTTGAGACGTGCAAAAATGACGATTCCGCCATCAGGTGTGACATAGTCGAAGAGGCCGGTTGAATCGAGTGACGACTTGATGATCGGAAGGTGAACGGCGGCACGCCGTCGGGCTGCCGCGAGCAGTTGTGATGAGCGTGCGTCTTCGTTGAGAATTTTCCAAGCAATGTACTCCGTCGCAAAAGGCTGCACGACATGCGCATAGTCGAACGCTCTTTGCACTCGCCAGACAACCTCGCGCGACGCAATGACCCAGCCGATCCGCAGTCCCCCCAGTCCCCAGGCTTTGGTGAGACTTCCTGTGGCAATGATACGATCCTGTAATCGCGCCGACGTTAGCCATTCCTGCCCGGCGAGGAAGGGGCGAAAAATCTCATCGACCAGGAGGTAACCCCCGCGCGCGGCAACGCCCTCAGCAAGTGCCGTAATATCCGATTCTTCTGATGCTACACCGGATGGATTGTGCAGGTTGGTGATTACCGCCAGGGTCATCTGCCCGGCTGGCAATACTTCTGCTGAAGGCAAACGATACCGTTCCGACGGCTTACGTTCAAAGTAGATCGGCGCCTGGCCGGTAACGGCTTCAATGACGGCGGGAAACGGCCGGTAGCAGGGACGCTCGAGCACCACCCGATCTCCGCTGCCGCACAGCGCTGCGATGACACCGAAGTTGCCGCCGGAAGCGCCTGGCGTGATGGCAACTTGCTCGAAGGCAACCCCAAAGCGGCTTGCCAATAGTTCCCGCAGCGGCCGCCAGCCGTACACATTTGGTCCGCCGAGCGGTAGATCGGTGATGTCCAACCCCAGATCTGACAGGCTTGAGGGCCCCGCAACACCGCTGCGAGAGATGTCGATGACATCCTCAGGCTGTTCCTTCAGCCAATCCAGGAGGTCGATGACGCCAAATCTCATTCTAACTTCCTCGGGCGAGTATCGCGGCGGGTAATGGTCTTCAGTGCGCCGGGGCGAATGCTCACCTCGAACGACTCGGACGACGGAAAGGGTGTTCCGTCGAGATGGATGTTGCCCGGATAGGTCCGCTCGATATGAATCGTGCCGGCGCGCCGATGCACATAGCCCGGTATGGCATCGAGTCGCATCCTAAATAGTTCGGGAGTCATCTTGATCAAATCTACGAGACCATGCCGGGGGACAATGCAGATATCGAGCATTCCGTCTCGCTCCGATGCCTGAGGAGCGATGGTAACGCCGACCCCATATTCGCGCATATTAGTGATGCTAAAGAGCATGGGGCGTCCGCGATAGTTCCAGCCACCCGGCTCGGCAGTGAGGGTAATCTCCTGGGGCTCGTATTGGAGATAAGTTGCCAACGCAGCAGAAGCATAGGGCAGCACCCCGCGGAACCGGCTTTGATCGAAGACCGTCGCAACGACCGCCTCCCAGCCTATCCCACACGAAACCAGGAAGATGCGCTCGCCGACTACGCCGACGTCGATCGGCTCGATCACCGGATCGTGGAGCAGTTCCAATGCCCTTTCGATACGGAGCGGAATACCGACGTTGCGGGCAAAGCCGTTTCCGGATCCGGTCGGTATGACCCCCAGTGCGGTGTCGGTGCCCGACAGCGCCTGTGCGGTCAGGTTGACAGTGCCGTCGCCTCCCACGGCTACGACCGCATCGAGGTCCTTCGCAGCTCCGTCACGCGCAAGGGTCAGGATATGCTCAGCATTTAGCGACCGGACGACCTGGATGTGTCGTCCTTCCGGACCGAAGTGCCTCCGAATCAGATATTGGAGGCGGGTGACGAACTTTGGCGTCCCCGACCGCGTGTTGATGATAAAGAGGTAGCGCACCGCCTTTTACTATGGACAACCTATAAGTTAGGTTCGTTGCGTCGGAGATTGCAACCGCTGTGAGCGCAGGTCGATTGAGGAAGAACTATCGATGCTGTTGAGGGGGGGCGTTTGATTTGCAGACTCTCAAGCCTAACTTGGATGAATGCTCCCCGTTAAGTTCAGATATGGATGCCTAATGGTCTTAGCCATCTTCGCATCCCTGCTAATGCCTTTTGCCGGACTCTCCGCAGCCGAGTGGGGCGTTTCGTTATCGCTCTTTCCGGTGTCGGGAAACCTCCCGTCGTCGAGGCCTGGAGCAATGCCATCGGCAGCCTACTGGATAGAATCGGTTTCGGGATCGATCTGGAGATTCGACGCCTCCTATGGAGCGCCGGACTATGAGGAATCTGCCGCGCTTGTTGCCAGTGGCGACACACTCTATCCGCTAAAGAACGGTCGGATCGTTGCCCTGCTCCTTGGACGGGAGGTAAAAGTGAACTTCAGGAACCAGATGACAAGGCTCTATGTGCTGTTGGGGCCCGGTTGGTATCGGTCATCGGTGGGATCGGATCATCGTAGCGTTCTGACCGTGGGCTACCGGGCCGGTCTCCTGATAGATTTCGCGACCTCCAGCCGTTGGATCTGGAGTGCCGGGTTCAACTACGGTGGGACGGCCTGGCGGGGAACGCCTCACACCGATGACCGGCCAGCACTCGAGTTGGCCCTCCGTTGGCATTCGGGAGTGGGCAGGTTTGCAGACGATTGACTTGCCCGAAGAAGCAACTTATATTGATTTGACATTGATGGGAGGCGCTAATGGATGCATCTCCCGACCTAACTTGAATCGCTCAGCTACAGGAAGACTATGCGGCGAACGGTATCTGGATCGCTGATCGTCATTCTCCTTTTTTCACTGACGCTGTTTCCTCATCACCTTGATGCCGCTTCGCGGACCAGTCTGACGCTGACTGGCGGCGGCGGGCCGGCGATTGGCTGGTGGGGCGAGCGTTGGTCGCCGTTCACCAGCGGCGAAGTGAATCTCCGCTATGAGTTCCGTCGTGGCACCGGCATCTTGATGTTGGCCGGGCTTTCCAAGACTTATCTGGCAGACCTCTCGAATGAAACCATCGCCTCCGAGTCGCGCATTCGCGATATAAGGCCCGAGCATCAGCCTTACACCACGATTATCAACGCTTCCCAAGACGGCAATTTCAAGCAGGTGCCGCTCGGTTTCGGGTTCTATCAGGAAGGCTTGATCGGAGGCTTGCGTGCCTACGGTTCGGGCGCGTTCGTCGTCCACCTCTGGAAATTCGAGCGGAATCAGGCGCTGACCGAGAGGGTTACTCCGCCGCAGTCGGATACGCTTACCTATAACGACAACTGGAACGACAAACAGGATGGCGCCAACGCCGGGTTACAACTTGCCGGGGGAGTGCTTTATCCGATACGCCGCGATCTGTTCATCGACGCCTCTGTAGCCTTTCATATCCTGGCTATAGACGAAAAATATGCCGGGATTGCCTACTACGGCTATCCGGCAAGATCCTGGACGTCAGAGCGCCGCAGCGCCAGAGGTGTCGAAAAGGGAGCCAGTTTCCTTATCCTTCGGGCCGGCGTCAGGTGGGGAAGTTAGTTGTTTGCAATAGAATAGTGGAAGACGAAGCAAAAGGCAGCGACAGGTGTGCGATAGGGGATGTTCCAGGTGGGACAGCCCCTATCGGTTTTTGGAGTATGGAAAGACTGCTATTCTGGCGCGAAGGCGAAGCCGCGTTCGGTTTCCCGCACCCGTCCGGCGGTATGGAAGGGGTCATGTTCGAAGAGAATAAGCCACTCCTCTTGTGCCGCTTGCGGTATGAGGCGGCGCTTCTCCTCGAGGGTCGTAACCGGATAGAGGTCATAAGCCATAATCCACGGCAGCGCGAATTGGGAGTGCAACGGTATCAAATCCGCGCCGTAGAGAATTGTCTCGCTCGCGCTGCGTAGTCGCGGCAACTGCAGAGCTGGTGTATGGCCGTTACAGATCTCTAGATCGAATCCCGGCATCAGCTCCCAAGGCCCGTCAACAAGTTGAACGACGCCCCGCTCGATGAGCGGCTCATAGTCCTCGGCAAGATAACTCGCCTTGTCGCGTTCGAGTCGCGATCTGGCATGGTCAAGTTGTCGCTTCTGAATGTAATGGGTCGCCTTGGGCAGCGCCGGATGCCGTTCGCCGTTCCTTACGACGGTTGAACCACCGCAATGATCGAAGTGGAGATGGGTCAGAACGACGTCGGTGATATCCTCGACCGCAAGTCCGATCGCGTCGAGACCGCGTCCAAGGTAGTCGTCGCCGCCGCGATAGGCATAGACGTCTTGAAACTTGGCTGTTCGTCCCGCTCCGAAGCCGGTATCGATGAGTATCCGCCGGTCATCAGACTCGACCAGGAGACAGCGTAACGCCATTTCGATGCGGTTGTTCTCGTCGGCGGGATGAGACCTTTGCCAAAGCACTTTCGGCACGACGCCGAACATCGCACCACCGTCGAGTCTGAACCGGCCGAAGTCGAGCGCTGTTATCCTCATCCCCCCAATCTCTCGCTGCCAGAGTTGACTCAACGGGCTGCCTGTTCGATGGTCGCTGCCAAACTGGCGCGCTGATCGATGGGCCGGCTCAGGTCATATTCGACGACTATTCGGGTTGTTCCTTCGCTTCGGGTTATCAGGAGTTTACTGCCGTGAAACGAGGCGTAGCGCGATGGGGTTCGACCAAAGTAGATTGGGCGGGGATCGCGGCGATCGACGAGCAGCAAATGATCCTCGCCTGAGTGCAAGAGGAGCCACCGCCCGTCGGGTGATAGTATCAAATGCTTGATGCCCGACCAATTCAGGTCGGCAGTCACGGCGCCGCCGGTCAGCGCCCGCCTCAGGACGCCCTGGCTCGTCACGAAAAGGAGCGTGTCCCCATTGGGAGTAAAGACAGCCGCTTGCACCGGCTCGCCAATGCGCAGGACAGTCGTCAGTTTTCGGCTGGCGGGTTCCAACCGGATCACCTCGACCGACGCTCGTACACTTCCGCGATCGCGACGCAAAAGGAGGAGGCTGCCATCCCGTTCAAGATGCGGTCGCA
Above is a window of Calditrichota bacterium DNA encoding:
- a CDS encoding MBL fold metallo-hydrolase; amino-acid sequence: MSQLWQREIGGMRITALDFGRFRLDGGAMFGVVPKVLWQRSHPADENNRIEMALRCLLVESDDRRILIDTGFGAGRTAKFQDVYAYRGGDDYLGRGLDAIGLAVEDITDVVLTHLHFDHCGGSTVVRNGERHPALPKATHYIQKRQLDHARSRLERDKASYLAEDYEPLIERGVVQLVDGPWELMPGFDLEICNGHTPALQLPRLRSASETILYGADLIPLHSQFALPWIMAYDLYPVTTLEEKRRLIPQAAQEEWLILFEHDPFHTAGRVRETERGFAFAPE
- a CDS encoding pyridoxal phosphate-dependent aminotransferase, which codes for MRFGVIDLLDWLKEQPEDVIDISRSGVAGPSSLSDLGLDITDLPLGGPNVYGWRPLRELLASRFGVAFEQVAITPGASGGNFGVIAALCGSGDRVVLERPCYRPFPAVIEAVTGQAPIYFERKPSERYRLPSAEVLPAGQMTLAVITNLHNPSGVASEESDITALAEGVAARGGYLLVDEIFRPFLAGQEWLTSARLQDRIIATGSLTKAWGLGGLRIGWVIASREVVWRVQRAFDYAHVVQPFATEYIAWKILNEDARSSQLLAAARRRAAVHLPIIKSSLDSTGLFDYVTPDGGIVIFARLKGGGDAGPLAERLLRTYHVLVQPGHFFGDPTAIRIGFGCDHATLERGLQAIREVCADLVSS